From the genome of Sphingobium sp. JS3065, one region includes:
- a CDS encoding ISNCY family transposase, which translates to MAGSRSSPVSPTRHRRECRGELIQIDGSDHEWFEDRGPRCTLLVYIDDATSELMHLKMVESESTFSYMEATREYIERHGKPVAFYSDKHTVFRNAKATAKGDGMTHFGRALDALNIEIICANSPQAKGRVERANGTLQDRLIKAMRLEGISSIEEANVFLPSYMVGHNARFARPAADSRDLHRPLALRDDLHSVMVWREQRTVTAALTLHYNKVLFLLEPNPISKELVRKRVDVCEYPDGTVEIRHEGRSLPYSLFDKMPRINQPAIVDNKHLDAALALAKEIQAVAPHHRQRNNYAPARRDQPMHLFPEPEVPVKIDGRRLGGAKLKRRPRLSPAELRARGTLEFVKAR; encoded by the coding sequence GTGGCAGGATCGCGCAGCTCGCCGGTCTCGCCCACGCGCCACCGCAGGGAGTGTCGTGGCGAGCTGATCCAGATCGACGGCTCGGATCATGAATGGTTTGAGGATCGCGGACCGCGATGCACGCTGCTCGTCTACATAGACGACGCGACCAGCGAGTTGATGCACCTCAAGATGGTCGAGAGCGAAAGCACCTTTTCCTACATGGAAGCGACGCGCGAATATATCGAGCGGCACGGCAAGCCGGTGGCCTTTTATTCCGACAAGCACACGGTCTTCCGCAACGCTAAAGCGACCGCCAAGGGTGACGGCATGACGCATTTCGGGCGCGCGCTCGATGCGCTGAACATCGAGATCATTTGCGCCAACTCACCCCAAGCCAAGGGCCGGGTCGAGCGGGCGAACGGCACATTGCAGGACCGCCTGATCAAAGCGATGCGCCTGGAAGGTATCTCGTCGATCGAAGAAGCGAACGTCTTTCTGCCGAGCTACATGGTTGGGCACAATGCGCGCTTCGCTCGTCCGGCCGCAGACAGTCGTGATCTACACCGCCCTCTGGCACTGCGGGATGATCTGCACTCCGTCATGGTCTGGCGCGAACAGCGGACGGTCACGGCCGCGCTGACGCTGCACTATAACAAAGTGCTGTTCCTTCTGGAGCCGAACCCGATCAGTAAGGAACTGGTGCGCAAGCGCGTGGATGTCTGTGAATATCCTGACGGCACAGTCGAGATCCGCCACGAGGGGCGCTCCCTTCCCTATAGCCTGTTCGACAAGATGCCCCGGATCAATCAACCTGCCATCGTCGATAACAAGCATCTCGACGCGGCACTGGCGCTAGCAAAAGAGATCCAAGCGGTCGCGCCGCATCATCGGCAGCGGAACAACTATGCCCCTGCTCGCCGCGACCAGCCAATGCATCTGTTCCCGGAACCGGAGGTGCCGGTGAAGATCGATGGGCGTCGGTTGGGTGGGGCCAAGCTCAAACGTCGTCCCCGGCTCAGCCCGGCGGAGTTACGGGCGCGCGGCACGCTCGAGTTCGTGAAGGCGCGCTAA